The proteins below come from a single Necator americanus strain Aroian chromosome V, whole genome shotgun sequence genomic window:
- a CDS encoding hypothetical protein (NECATOR_CHRV.G18139.T1) has protein sequence MAICTYNARTLASEAAIEDLMMQAKKIKYDVIGMTETRRRHPLNAVYETGEELPRQHETAKNIDSFEQLATRIGRLRMRRCGPTPALTIFVAYAPTSSYEEEEVEAFYMDLEKFYREDHAIYKVIIGDFNAKVGRRRTPEELHIGTHGLQWNDQGERLSEFIMTTKTIHGNSQFQKPSSLRWTWESPGGGYRNEIDHIIVNKRFCLTDVAVVPKFYTGSDHRFLRGKFSFTRRAEKAAKFRERSPRTTINWDLFATLAGLWEDFAMDNIDEEYDRLVEHLHDRTKKAESFKTTKRRLSLETLDLIRQRGAARAAGNQELTSELARLCREAVKEDLKERRAEVLAEAAEAGKAFAMPVETSPVARRG, from the exons atggctatctgtacttataacgcacgtacgcttgcatcggaagcggccatcgaagatctgatgatgcaagccaagaagatcaagtacgacgtcatcggaatgaccgagacgagacgacgtcaccctctcaacgccgtatatgagactggagaagaact tcctcgtcaacacgagacggcaaagaacatcgactctttcgaacaacttgcgacccgaatcggacgtctgcggatgagaagatgtggtccaacaccagctttgactatcttcgtcgcttacgctccaacatcaagctacgaagaagaagaagtcgaagccttctatatggacctggagaagttctaccgagaagatcatgccatctacaaggtcataattggcgatttcaacgccaaagttggccgaagaagaacgcctgaggaacttcacatcggaacccacggcctacaatggaatgaccagggggagaggctctccgagttcatcatgacgaccaagaccatccatgggaactcgcaattccagaagccctcctccctacgctggacgtgggagtcacccggtggagggtaccgtaatgaaatagaccacatcatcgttaataaaaggttctgcctgacggatgtcgctgttgtaccaaagttctatacgggatcggaccatcgtttccttcgaggaaaattttccttcacaaggagagcagagaaagccgccaagtttaGAGAGAGAagtcccaggactaccatcaactgggatctcttcgctacgctagccggcttatGGGAAGATttcgcaatggacaacatcgacgaggaatatgaccggcttgttgaacaccttcacgaccgcacgaagaaggctgagagttttaaaaccaccaagagacgcctgtctcttgaaactcttgatctgatacgccagcgtggagcagcacgagccgcagggaaccaagaactcacgtccgagctcgcaaggctttgcagagaggcggtaaaggaagaccttaaagagagaagagcagaagtgctggctgaagctgcagaggcgggaaaagcattcgctatgcccgtcgagacttcgccagtcgcaagacgaggatga
- a CDS encoding hypothetical protein (NECATOR_CHRV.G18137.T1), translating to MERIIYDFYSNLFDSHVHLPPHHLREDGHVIPEVLPSEIRHAIMSVRNRTAPVPDRIRPEHLKNLPPVLINTLLFTRYPSECKVPKQWKTSKTVLLYRKGDPHDIGNYRPICLLSVIYKLFTRVIHNRIEKGLDEVQPCEQAGFRKGFSTIDHIHTVSKLIEVSREYKMPLCLTFIDLKKAFDSVETEAVVEALGNQGVPT from the coding sequence atggagagaatcatctacgacttctactctaatctcttcgacagccatgtccacttgcctcctcaccatctgagggaagacggacatgtcattccagaggttctcccgtccgaaatacgacatgctatcatgtcggtaagaaatcgtacggcacccgttcccgacagaataagaccagaacacctgaagaaccttccgccagtactcatcaacaccctgctctttacacgttatccgtcggaatgcaaggttcctaaacagtggaagaccagcaagaccgtgttgctgtatagaaagggagatccacatgacatcggcaactatcgtccaatctgcctactgtccgtcatctacaagctctttacaagagtgatccataataggattgaaaaaggcTTGGATGAAgtacagccatgcgagcaagcagggtttcgaaaaggattcagcacgattgaccacattcacactgtttcgaaactcatcgaggtatcacgagagtacaagatgccgctctgtctcaccttcatcgacttgaagaaggccttcga
- a CDS encoding hypothetical protein (NECATOR_CHRV.G18145.T1): MPEGDMKALATNIRQHDVELPVAETSIKDRPIINIDNYIIYCGVADGKKVGGCTVEERLQPGGGVQNSIVMMHLCTIACSQRTQALDCKCS, encoded by the exons ATGCCTGAGGGAGACATGAAAGCTTTGGCAACAAACATCCGGCAACATGACGTTGAACTGCCTGTCGCT gaaacaagCATAAAGGATCGCCCTATCATCAATATCGACAATTACATCATCTATTGCGGCGTTGCTGATGGAAAGAAAGTAGGAGGCTGCACAGTAGAGGAGCGActacaacctggtggaggagttCAGAACAGTATCGTCATGATGCACCTTTGTACGATTGCGTGCTCACAAAGGACTCAAGCCCTGGATTGCAAGTGCTCATGA
- a CDS encoding hypothetical protein (NECATOR_CHRV.G18149.T1) has translation MKGFDFKQPIYRAFTDGDDLTVTAKASCNGRHILRNVCAPPNPTPPRLRFAENPLGFAGGGDATVDAAIEGEADQEGRAPVNAAWTKWKMATGVLCDKKVHVRLKLKIHKTFSRPDKWKDEGGATGMVWLRLAAREKFCCQNRSEARCYTRDATLIPWLDRAKQDMIDARLCTAEALDRSKWKTRSRKADPTTTRDKV, from the exons ATGAAGGGCTTCGATTTCAAACAACCGATCTATCGTGCTTTCACTGACGGTGACGACCTGACGGTGACCGCTAAAGCATCTTGCAACGGCAGGCATATCT TGCGGAACGTTTGCGCCCCACCCAACCCCaccccgccccgcctgcgattcgccgAAAACCCATTAGGATTCGCAGGCGGGGGAGACGCAACGGTGGATGCTGCAATTGA gGGAGAGgctgatcaagaaggtcgagcacctgttaatgcggcatggacgaaatggaaaatggcaacaggcgtactgtgcgacaagaaagtccacGTTCGACTGAAGTTGAAGATCCACAAGACgttt AGTCGTCCCGATAAATggaaagatgaaggaggcgcgactggGATGGTTTGGTTGCGTCTTGCAGCGAGAGAaaaattctgttgccaaaaccgctctgaagctcgatgtTACACTCGTGACGCCACGCTGATTCCCTGGTTGGACCGTGCGAAGcaggatatgatagatgcgcgtttgTGTACAGCTGAAGCGCTGGATCGAAGCAagtggaagacaagaagcagaaaggcggaTCCTACAACAACTCGGGATAAAGtatag
- a CDS encoding hypothetical protein (NECATOR_CHRV.G18141.T1), protein MALREGDGVKCSYGKIVKGKQRDRKTRNAITEIVTREYTIHTHKRTKEVGSKKRAPRAIENEAKIWYNLMLSTNFTPDIT, encoded by the exons ATGGCTCTGAGAGAAGGCgatggggtaaaatgtagttatg GTAAAATTGTGAAGGGCAAGCAGCGTGACCGAAAGACTCGCAACGCCATCACTGAGATCGTTACCCGGGAGTACACGATCCACACGCACAAGAGGACCAAAGAAGTTGGATCTAAGAAACGTGCTCCTCGAGCGATCGAG AATGAGGCAAAAATCTGGTATAACTTAATGCTAAGCACAAATTTCACTCCAG ATATCACGTAA
- a CDS encoding hypothetical protein (NECATOR_CHRV.G18142.T2) → MSRFLYTGDPSTHCCLPTKFGVFIFLPPAPRYALVAAAPLVLILTLFSILRPDPTLLVVSLVCTTLLQVPGILVIAKAIIGISSQGEHTTIHCQPYFSSYQCWLYDLESVYLWGAVIFSILSLLFYTFLGTGLQKLRILPTGAVTAVIVNQQPLKMEASKIASEDCVTQKRSANTQTTGDSDEHIALVTDTLFVVSFVRRC, encoded by the exons ATGTCTCGATTCTTATACACTGGGGATCCCTCGACACATTGCTGTCTTCCAACAAAG TTTGGTGTATTCATATTCTTGCCGCCAGCACCTC GATACGCACTTGTCGCAGCTGCTCCTCTTGTTTTGATATTGACGTTGTTTAGCATTTTGAGACCGGATCCAACACTTCTTGTGGTCTCTTTAGTGTGTACA ACGCTCCTACAAGTTCCCGGCATTCTCGTAATAGCTAAAGCAATTATAGGAATATCTTCTCAAGGTGAACACACAACCATTCACTGTCAACCATACTTCAGCAGCTATCAGTGCTGGTTATACGACTTAG AAAGCGTCTATCTTTGGGGAGCAGTCATCTTCTCTATACTATCGCTCCTCTTCTACACATTTCTGGGGACCGGTCTCCAAAAGCTACGAATCTTGCCTACAGGAGCTGTTACTGCAGT gatagtTAATCAGCAACCGCTGAAAATGGAGGCTTCAAAAATTGCTTCCGAAG ATTGCGTAACCCAAAAACGCTCAGCAAATACTCAAACTACCGGTGACTCTGATGAACACATTGCTCTCGTTACA GATACTCTTTTCGTTGTGTCTTTCGTTCGACGTTGTTGA
- a CDS encoding hypothetical protein (NECATOR_CHRV.G18150.T1): MDEMENGNRRTVRQESPRSTEVEDPQDVCASCCPLRTPLLAVDALEKVLHAMDMRMLRWTIGVTLKDKVSNDTVRSIFRVVPINGKMKEARLGWFGCVLQREKNSVAKTALKLDVTLVTPR, encoded by the coding sequence atggacgaaatggaaaatggcaacaggcgtactgtgcgacaagaaagtccacGTTCGACTGAAGTTGAAGATCCACAAGACgtttgtgcgtcctgttgtcCTTTGCGGACGCCATTGCTGGCCGTCGACGCCTTGGAAAAAgtgttgcacgctatggaCATGCgtatgttgaggtggacgataggtgtaacactaaaagacaaagtatccaacgacactgtacgcTCCATCTTCAGAGTCGTCCCGATAAATggaaagatgaaggaggcgcgactggGATGGTTTGGTTGCGTCTTGCAGCGAGAGAaaaattctgttgccaaaaccgctctgaagctcgatgtTACACTCGTGACGCCACGCTGA
- a CDS encoding hypothetical protein (NECATOR_CHRV.G18147.T1), with protein MRPNLAVLVVLFISSAYALESQFGCSGEMGDDKRAIFLEAHNELRRRVALGKEENKFGYLGPARNMYQLNWDCTLEDDAANSIADCRLDSTVDSARNNIALSGGYLPDEVLITLGMYQWENAVKFFGKSEPTNVNDGTLCTFANMVHANTTSLGCAYKSCNSNFLITCLYDKCGTKEPLLWEIGTACKEDKDCTTYEDSKCVDSLCVVD; from the exons ATGCGTCCCAACCTAGCG GTACTCGTCGTTCTCTTCATAAGTTCCGCCTATGCTCTTGAATCAC AATTCGGCTGTAGTGGAGAAATGGGTGATGACAAAAGAGCAATCTTTCTTGAGGCTCACAATGAACTTCGCAGGAGAGTAGCACTAGGtaaagaggaaaacaaatttGGATATCTAGGACCAGCACGGAATATGTACCAGCTT aattgGGACTGTACATTGGAAGACGATGCAGCGAATTCTATTGCTGACTGTAGGCTTGATTCAACGGTCGATTCTGCTCGAAACAACATCGc GCTTTCCGGTGGCTATCTTCCTGATGAAGTTCTCATTACGCTTGGAATGTACCAATGGGAAAACGCGGTGAAATTCTTCGGTAAAAGTGAGCCAACCAACGTGAACGATGGAACTCTCTGCACATTTGCCAAC aTGGTACATGCAAACACCACGTCGCTAGGATGTGCTTACAAATCTTGTAATTCGAATTTCCTTATTACATGTCTCTACGACAAATG TGGCACCAAGGAACCTCTATTGTGGGAGATAGGTACTGCTTGTAAGGAAGATAAAGACTGCACCACTTACGAAGATTCGAAGTGTGTTGATAGTCTTTGTGTGGTCGACTAA
- a CDS encoding hypothetical protein (NECATOR_CHRV.G18144.T1) → MSIGSHDHVSADEAAVLSSQTILLAEVTSSAGNTYEITCHVKLWLVLNSTIPFLEQCREAEQECAVNVIVLKDADSKDEAKDDDSEALALELASSTSVALLALKMMSVATSYAPNAYSQLRSNIAFGKSRAATGG, encoded by the exons ATGTCCATTGGGTCTCACGATCACGTTTCAGCTGACGAAGCTGCTGTACTTTCTTCTCAGACCATTCTGCTAGCTGAGGTCACGAGTAGTGCGGGCAATACATACGAAATT acctgccacGTCAAGCTTTGGTTGGTGTTGAACTCCACGATTCCGTTCCTGGAACAGTGCCGTGAAGCTGAGCAGGAATGTGCTGTT aaCGTAATCGTGCTGAAAGATGCAGACTCTAAAGATGAAGCGAAGGATGACGACTCTGAAGCTTTAGCTTTAGAGTTGGCATCTTCCACTTCCGTTGCTCTTCTGGCGTTAAAGATGATGTCAGTTGCCAC ATCGTACGCTCCCAATGCGTATAGTCAACTGCGATCAAATATTGCGTTTGGTAAAAGCAGGGCCGCCACAGGCGGGTAA
- a CDS encoding hypothetical protein (NECATOR_CHRV.G18142.T3) — MSRFLYTGDPSTHCCLPTKTTCIILCILMSILQFGVFIFLPPAPRYALVAAAPLVLILTLFSILRPDPTLLVVSLVCTTLLQVPGILVIAKAIIGISSQGEHTTIHCQPYFSSYQCWLYDLESVYLWGAVIFSILSLLFYTFLGTGLQKLRILPTGAVTAVIVNQQPLKMEASKIASEDCVTQKRSANTQTTGDSDEHIALVTDTLFVVSFVRRC, encoded by the exons ATGTCTCGATTCTTATACACTGGGGATCCCTCGACACATTGCTGTCTTCCAACAAAG ACAACATGTATCATTCTTTGTATATTAATGTCTATATTGCAGTTTGGTGTATTCATATTCTTGCCGCCAGCACCTC GATACGCACTTGTCGCAGCTGCTCCTCTTGTTTTGATATTGACGTTGTTTAGCATTTTGAGACCGGATCCAACACTTCTTGTGGTCTCTTTAGTGTGTACA ACGCTCCTACAAGTTCCCGGCATTCTCGTAATAGCTAAAGCAATTATAGGAATATCTTCTCAAGGTGAACACACAACCATTCACTGTCAACCATACTTCAGCAGCTATCAGTGCTGGTTATACGACTTAG AAAGCGTCTATCTTTGGGGAGCAGTCATCTTCTCTATACTATCGCTCCTCTTCTACACATTTCTGGGGACCGGTCTCCAAAAGCTACGAATCTTGCCTACAGGAGCTGTTACTGCAGT gatagtTAATCAGCAACCGCTGAAAATGGAGGCTTCAAAAATTGCTTCCGAAG ATTGCGTAACCCAAAAACGCTCAGCAAATACTCAAACTACCGGTGACTCTGATGAACACATTGCTCTCGTTACA GATACTCTTTTCGTTGTGTCTTTCGTTCGACGTTGTTGA
- a CDS encoding hypothetical protein (NECATOR_CHRV.G18142.T1), which translates to MSRFLYTGDPSTHCCLPTKTTCIILCILMSILQFGVFIFLPPAPRYALVAAAPLVLILTLFSILRPDPTLLVVSLVCTTLLQVPGILVIAKAIIGISSQGEHTTIHCQPYFSSYQCWLYDLESVYLWGAVIFSILSLLFYTFLGTGLQKLRILPTGAVTAVIVNQQPLKMEASKIASEGASRSEVTTIPVVWPAHH; encoded by the exons ATGTCTCGATTCTTATACACTGGGGATCCCTCGACACATTGCTGTCTTCCAACAAAG ACAACATGTATCATTCTTTGTATATTAATGTCTATATTGCAGTTTGGTGTATTCATATTCTTGCCGCCAGCACCTC GATACGCACTTGTCGCAGCTGCTCCTCTTGTTTTGATATTGACGTTGTTTAGCATTTTGAGACCGGATCCAACACTTCTTGTGGTCTCTTTAGTGTGTACA ACGCTCCTACAAGTTCCCGGCATTCTCGTAATAGCTAAAGCAATTATAGGAATATCTTCTCAAGGTGAACACACAACCATTCACTGTCAACCATACTTCAGCAGCTATCAGTGCTGGTTATACGACTTAG AAAGCGTCTATCTTTGGGGAGCAGTCATCTTCTCTATACTATCGCTCCTCTTCTACACATTTCTGGGGACCGGTCTCCAAAAGCTACGAATCTTGCCTACAGGAGCTGTTACTGCAGT gatagtTAATCAGCAACCGCTGAAAATGGAGGCTTCAAAAATTGCTTCCGAAGGTGCATCGCGTTCTGAAGTCACAACTATTCCTGTCGTTTGGCCGGCTCACCACTAA
- a CDS encoding hypothetical protein (NECATOR_CHRV.G18140.T2), whose product MLPLMSDQLFRAQQNLHIQMLLKIPVFVVIYYVTYTLCSYDGYNDCSSYQCDLYDLSTGFLISGLIAAFLCAILDGILTAALRKLRLLISGVSSVMFARENCHHPRTVVVTAPQQFIYTTPPANVAYPVANINTMPVYHGQQPQFAYQQAQIPQPQPYLNPSAPLPYPNPPGPQLYPNPSAPQPPPEYKP is encoded by the exons atgctgcctttaatgtcgGATCAGCTGTTCCGAGCACAGCAAAATCTTCATATTCAGATGCTACTGAAAATTCCTGTGTTTGTCGTGATCTATTATGTCACGTACACTCTGTGCTCCTATGACGGATACAACGATTGTAGCAGTTATCAGTGTGATCTCTACGATTTGT CTACTGGATTTCTTATATCTGGACTTATCGCTGCCTTTCTTTGTGCTATACTTGACGGAATACTGACAGCAGCTCTTCGAAAACTCCGACTACTGATCAGTGGTGTGAGCTCTGTAAT GTTTGCTCGAGAGAATTGCCATCATCCTCGAACCGTCGTTGTCACAGCTCCTCAGCAATTCATCTACACTACTCCACCAGCTAATGTTGCGTATCCAGTTGCGAACATCAATACAATGCCTGTGTATCATGGTCAACAACCGCAATTCGCCTACCAACAGGCACAAATCCCGCAACCACAACCGTATCTGAATCCGTCAGCGCCGCTACCGTATCCGAATCCACCTGGACCGCAACTGTACCCGAATCCGTCAGCACCGCAACCACCACCTGAGTACAAACCGTGA
- a CDS encoding hypothetical protein (NECATOR_CHRV.G18138.T1), with the protein MRRCGPTPALTIFVAYAPTSSYEEEEVEAFYMDLEKFYREDHAIYKVIIGDFNAKVGRRRTPEELHIGTHGLQWNDQGERLSEFIMTTKTIHGNSQFQKPSSLRWTWESPGGGYRNEIDHIIVNKRFCLTDVAVVPKFYTGSDHRFLRGKFSFTRRAEKAAKFRERSPRTTINWDLFATLAGLWEDFAMDNIDEEYDRLVEHLHDRTKKAESFKTTKRRLSLETLDLIRQRGAARAAGNQELTSELARLCREAVKEDLKERRAEVLAEAAEAGKAFAMPVETSPVARRG; encoded by the coding sequence atgagaagatgtggtccaacaccagctttgactatcttcgtcgcttacgctccaacatcaagctacgaagaagaagaagtcgaagccttctatatggacctggagaagttctaccgagaagatcatgccatctacaaggtcataattggcgatttcaacgccaaagttggccgaagaagaacgcctgaggaacttcacatcggaacccacggcctacaatggaatgaccagggggagaggctctccgagttcatcatgacgaccaagaccatccatgggaactcgcaattccagaagccctcctccctacgctggacgtgggagtcacccggtggagggtaccgtaatgaaatagaccacatcatcgttaataaaaggttctgcctgacggatgtcgctgttgtaccaaagttctatacgggatcggaccatcgtttccttcgaggaaaattttccttcacaaggagagcagagaaagccgccaagtttaGAGAGAGAagtcccaggactaccatcaactgggatctcttcgctacgctagccggcttatGGGAAGATttcgcaatggacaacatcgacgaggaatatgaccggcttgttgaacaccttcacgaccgcacgaagaaggctgagagttttaaaaccaccaagagacgcctgtctcttgaaactcttgatctgatacgccagcgtggagcagcacgagccgcagggaaccaagaactcacgtccgagctcgcaaggctttgcagagaggcggtaaaggaagaccttaaagagagaagagcagaagtgctggctgaagctgcagaggcgggaaaagcattcgctatgcccgtcgagacttcgccagtcgcaagacgaggatga
- a CDS encoding hypothetical protein (NECATOR_CHRV.G18143.T1) yields MKRNCVLLAAAVTATEVVSYSFLPAAIRLFFMLASIAVFIGIWMNTRETSRTKVMVLMVSDALLKLPVFVAIFQIITTLTSYNNPHRPIYFNDSICIAHYSKHRCFLYGLSTAFLWVGLTVSLFCCITDIPLMLQLWKLHSRSSDVTSSRNGTDVMCRCPTLTTIDVPPPIYTTITSNYPTSRDSTRTLETSLPHCNRVDRSTLCELHRTYLDPLSQPLPPPYSP; encoded by the exons ATGAAG agaaaTTGTGTACTTCTTGCTGCTGCAGTAACCGCCACTGAAGTGGTTTCCTATTCCTTTCTACCGGCGGCAATAC GATTATTTTTCATGCTGGCTTCGATAGCGGTATTTATTGGAATATGGATGAACACACGTGAGACTAGCAGAACTAAAGTTATGGTGCTCATGGTCAGTGAT GCACTTCTAAAGTTGCCGGTGTTTGtcgcaatttttcaaataataactACGTTAACATCGTACAACAATCCGCATCGACCTATATACTTTAATGACTCCATATGTATTGCACATTACAGCAAGCACCGATGTTTCCTATATGGTCTAT CCACTGCATTCCTATGGGTTGGTTTAACGGTATCGTTATTCTGTTGTATAACCGACATACCGCTTATGTTACAACTTTGGAAACTCCATTCCCGAAGCAGCGATGTGACGTCGTCAAG AAATGGCACAGATGTAATGTGTCGTTGTCCAACTTTGACCACAATTGACGTTCCACCACCAATTTACACTACGATAACCTCAAATTATCCAACCTCGAGAGATTCAACGAGAACACTTGAAACATCGTTGCCTCATTGTAATCGTGTGGATCGATCCACCTTGTGTGAACTTCATCGCACCTACCTCGATCCGTTAAGTCAACCACTACCGCCACCATACTCTCCATGA
- a CDS encoding hypothetical protein (NECATOR_CHRV.G18146.T1), producing MPLKKVFDTVETEPVMEASDNQNQSVLTPYIEILGELYSNFTNKISPFYNDVMIDVKTEVRQGDTIFSTTLENAKRRLEWDDMGVEVYGRHLHHLRFADYIVLMTPSINQAELMLAEYDETCKKLGL from the coding sequence atgcctttaaagaaagtttttgaTACAGTTGAGACCGAACCGGTCATGGAGGCCTCGGACAACCAAAACCAAAGCGTCCTTACTCCGTACATAGAGATACTTGGTGAGTTGTACAGCAATTTCACGAacaaaatttccccattctacaatgatgtcatGATCGACGTGAAGACAGAGGTACGGCAGGGTGACACAATATTCAGTACCACTCTTGAGAACGCGAAGCGAAgattggaatgggatgacATGGGAGTGGAAGTTTACGGCCGGCATTtgcaccatcttcgtttcgctgattaCATCGTTCTTATGACAccaagcatcaatcaggcaGAACTGATGCTGGCCGAATatgatgaaacgtgtaaaaagcTCGGTCTTTAG
- a CDS encoding hypothetical protein (NECATOR_CHRV.G18148.T1) yields MLTFGLITLIFPGFVASFYDYTPETFPDSIEQPIACGMKEPSFLCDPSFLLNKGNITANHLQLSNALLTVREQTKCTCSPMDIGQCDDDGPRGFTISVAVVKKIVLDEVQKNRDTVRIAAQMFADTLKKRQSRGQCDDDLLIFISTDDHVTSTSLGVVTRRYVTEDVVTAIASKAESYFKKDDYTNGLRYMIDSYTTLLKGEPLDLSSGWNFPIPLWAVIVISAILLLMTIAVCAFVIYRCIIYCRGNRRAEYTMGTRM; encoded by the exons ATGCTTACGTTCGGTCTTATTACTCTAATCTTTCCTGGATTTGTTGCCTCATTCTATGATtatacgccagagacttttcCGGATTCTATCGAACAGCCAATAGCATGCGGCATGAAAGAACCAAGTTTCCTTTGTGATCCGAGTTTTCTCTTGAACAAAGGGAACATCACTGCTAATC ATCTTCAACTCTCGAATGCTCTGCTAACGGTGAGGGAACAAACGAAATGCACTTGTTCTCCGATGGATATTGGACAGTGCGATGATGATGGTCCACGAGGTTTCACGATTTCTgtggctgtagtgaagaaaataGTTCTAGACGAAGTTCAGAA GAACCGCGACACGGTACGGATAGCTGCTCAAATGTTTGCTGACACATTGAAAAAGCGACAAAGTCGTGGTCAATGCGATGATGATCTACTAATCTTCATATCGACCGATGACCATGTG ACCTCGACCTCATTGGGTGTTGTAACACGGCGATATGTTACGGAAGATGTGGTCACTGCAATTGCCTCAAAAGCTG AGTCCTACTTCAAAAAAGATGATTATACAAATGGTTTACGTTATATGATTGATTCCTACACAACGTTATTGAAAGGCGAACCACTTGATCTAAGCAGTG GCTGGAACTTCCCTATTCCTCTTTGGGCAGTGATCGTTATCAGTGCGATACTGCTTCTGATGACGATAGCTGTTTGCGCTTTCGTGATCTACCGCTGCATAATATACTGTAGAGGAAATCGACGAGCTGAATATACGATGGGTACTCGGatgtag
- a CDS encoding hypothetical protein (NECATOR_CHRV.G18140.T1), whose translation MTSYLIFLACIIRSSMAASDASMLLKIPVFVVIYYVTYTLCSYDGYNDCSSYQCDLYDLSTGFLISGLIAAFLCAILDGILTAALRKLRLLISGVSSVMFARENCHHPRTVVVTAPQQFIYTTPPANVAYPVANINTMPVYHGQQPQFAYQQAQIPQPQPYLNPSAPLPYPNPPGPQLYPNPSAPQPPPEYKP comes from the exons atgacgtcgtacttgatcttcttggcttgcatcatcagatcttcgatggccgcttccgatgcaagc ATGCTACTGAAAATTCCTGTGTTTGTCGTGATCTATTATGTCACGTACACTCTGTGCTCCTATGACGGATACAACGATTGTAGCAGTTATCAGTGTGATCTCTACGATTTGT CTACTGGATTTCTTATATCTGGACTTATCGCTGCCTTTCTTTGTGCTATACTTGACGGAATACTGACAGCAGCTCTTCGAAAACTCCGACTACTGATCAGTGGTGTGAGCTCTGTAAT GTTTGCTCGAGAGAATTGCCATCATCCTCGAACCGTCGTTGTCACAGCTCCTCAGCAATTCATCTACACTACTCCACCAGCTAATGTTGCGTATCCAGTTGCGAACATCAATACAATGCCTGTGTATCATGGTCAACAACCGCAATTCGCCTACCAACAGGCACAAATCCCGCAACCACAACCGTATCTGAATCCGTCAGCGCCGCTACCGTATCCGAATCCACCTGGACCGCAACTGTACCCGAATCCGTCAGCACCGCAACCACCACCTGAGTACAAACCGTGA